The Oncorhynchus nerka isolate Pitt River linkage group LG24, Oner_Uvic_2.0, whole genome shotgun sequence genome has a window encoding:
- the LOC115108722 gene encoding thrombospondin-4-like — MGVRCINTSPGFRCGPCPTGYTGPRVQGIGLSYATNNKQVCKDINECEGPKNGGCMENSNCVNTPGSFKCGSCKAGYVGDQRKGCKPERACGNGQLNPCHASGECIVQRDGKIECQCGVGWAGNGYFCSSDIDIDGFPDEKLECTERNCAKDNCLTVPNSGQEDVDKDGKGDACDEDADGDGILNTQDNCVLVPNVNQRNVDEDDFGDACDNCRMIKNNDQKDTDVDRLGDECDEDIDGDRIPNNLDNCKRVPNANQKDRDGDKVGDACDSCPYVQNPDQLDMDNDLIGDPCDTNKDSDGDGHQDSQDNCPAVINSSQLDTDKDGLGDECDDDDDDDGIPDLLPPGPDNCRLIPNPLQEDSDGDGVGNVCENDFDNDTIIDSMDVCPENAEVTLTDFRAYQTVVLDPEGDAQIDPNWVVLDQGREIVQTMNSDPGLAVGYTAFNGVDFEGTFHVNTVTDDDYAGFIFGYQDSSSFYVVMWKQVEQIYWQANPFRAVAEPGIQLKAVKSNTGPGENLRNSLWHTGDTSDQVKLLWKDVRNVGWKDKTSYRWFLQHRPQDGYIRVRFFEGPQIVADTGIIIDTTMRGGRLGVFCFSQENIIWANLRYRCNDTTLEDLDSYQVQPVQLRF, encoded by the exons ATGGGTGTGCGCTGCATCAACACCTCTCCAGGGTTCCGCTGTGGCCCCTGTCCCACTGGCTACACCGGCCCCCGGGTGCAGGGAATAGGCCTCTCTTACGCCACTAACAACAAACAG GTCTGTAAGGACATCAATGAGTGCGAAGGACCCAAGAATGGAGGTTGTATGGAAAATTCCAACTGTGTGAACACACCT GGCTCGTTTAAGTGTGGCTCCTGTAAGGCAGGCTATGTGGGGGATCAGCGCAAGGGCTGTAAGCCTGAGAGAGCGTGTGGTAATGGCCAGCTCAACCCCTGCCATGCCAGCGGAGAGTGCATTGTCCAACGAGATGGGAAAATAGAGTGTCAG TGTGGGGTGGGATGGGCTGGCAATGGCTACTTCTGCAGCTCTGACATTGACATTGATGGCTTCCCTGATGAGAAACTGGAATGCACCGAGAGGAACTGTGCCAAG GATAACTGTCTAACAGTACCCAACTCTGGCCAAGAGGATGTAGACAAGGATGGCAAAGGAGATGCCTGTGATGAGGATGCAGATGGCGATGGAATCCTAAATACACAG GACAACTGTGTGCTGGTACCAAATGTCAACCAAAGAAATGTGGACGAAGACGACTTTGGAGACGCCTGTGACAACTGCCGTATGATCAAAAACAACGACCAGAAAGACACTGATGTTGATAGACTGGGTGACGAATGTGACGAAGACATTGATGGCGACA GAATCCCTAATAATCTGGACAACTGCAAAAGGGTTCCCAATGCTAACCAGAAGGATCGAGATGGGGACAAAGTCGGAGATGCTTGTGACAGTTGCCCCTATGTTCAAAACCCTGACCAG TTGGATATGGACAACGATTTGATCGGAGACCCTTGTGACACCAATAAGGACAG TGATGGTGACGGTCACCAGGACTCTCAGGACAACTGCCCTGCAGTCATCAACAGCTCCCAGCTGGACACGGACAAGGACGGCCTGGGGGACGAGTGTgacgatgacgatgatgatgatggtattcCTGACCTTCTGCCCCCGGGACCAGACAACTGCCGCCTCATTCCCAACCCTCTGCAGGAGGACTCTGACG GTGATGGTGTTGGGAATGTGTGTGAGAACGACTTTGACAACGACACCATCATCGACAGCATGGATGTGTGCCCGGAGAACGCCGAGGTCACTCTCACAGACTTCAGGGCCTACCAGACAGTGGTGCTGGACCCAGAGGGAGACGCACAGATAGACCCTAACTGGGTGGTGCTCGATCAG GGAAGAGAGATCGTCCAAACTATGAACAGTGACCCTGGACTGGCTGTTG GTTACACAGCTTTCAACGGTGTTGACTTCGAAGGGACTTTCCATGTGAATACCGTCACGGACGACGACTATGCAGGGTTCATCTTTGGCTACCAGGACTCTTCCTCCTTCTACGTGGTGATGTGGAAACAGGTTGAGCAAATCTATTGGCAGGCCAATCCATTCAGAGCTGTGGCAGAACCAGGGATCCAACTGAAG GCTGTGAAGTCCAACACGGGACCAGGGGAGAATCTACGCAACTCCCTGTGGCACACTGGCGACACCAGTGACCAGGTGAAGCTGCTGTGGAAAGACGTCCGCAACGTGGGCTGGAAGGACAAGACTTCCTACCGCTGGTTCTTGCAACACAGGCCCCAAGATGGCTACATCAG AGTGCGTTTCTTTGAGGGTCCTCAGATAGTGGCAGACACAGGTATCATCATAGACACCACCATGAGAGGAGGCAGACTGGGTGTCTTCTGCTTCTCCCAGGAGAACATAATCTGGGCTAACCTACGCTATCGCTGCAATG aTACAACCCTCGAGGACCTTGACTCATACCAAGTCCAACCCGTTCAGCTACGGTTCTAA